In the genome of Populus trichocarpa isolate Nisqually-1 chromosome 6, P.trichocarpa_v4.1, whole genome shotgun sequence, one region contains:
- the LOC18100231 gene encoding uncharacterized protein LOC18100231 isoform X1, giving the protein MNESEQNFSFEEKTLSLIDVSFEDDCLYNSPSHDFHVRFSDTKIGAENNLGFAEANNMQSELASFDGGELGPDPIKSMEPERVKKNTKYNLRKSLAWNSAFFTSAGVLEPEELSSMIGCEKHMLPGIEEDIHTSSDSISTLASDNLTSVNLEEADLFGDIRASIQRSTKGPGMENSNSKVGSPKTESKTIRSSEKVDVASRNRVPASEKVDIASRNKLKAKAAPNKPNAIMQGTEKTAKQSVPINGESKSLYRPPKIVGRVGPILAPATKRASLGANRVKVERAKDNPENAKKIAGRGAKVPALSGPRNAVPRPTLPVKSSLRSSSAMKTALTASSSIDSSGSLSSDCSSKYSLNSVRRESDSRTGNHSSSGSNVKTTLKFPSRNKNQSASSHLSPYLKSVAKLSSSISPASSISEWSSASLSPISTLNKMSNSSRSSFDISSCKDASGDSDASQVLDSQNHLNDENSVGPGTQVGLLGESVKKVPTGSSSVLHPDSVKPSGLRLPSPKIGFFDGGIVIPTCDLSIMQARPTARTPNRSKQSHTALPSGLPGFRAGSVSPSGGSKNAKLGKLQPARTALRGTKISDQAAALGMKSPSPLQESSNAAPRASSALKNEKHSASKSLKAQNRKSFLGERKSNLKAEKIGSEECGTSLKDTDSGFTEGNGNACFLSDAPGKDTEITLGNGLHDKTTGLSSIPKAESMTSLEKVGEDVVCSQNYIKNSLPSLHGTSEKKKASTEDQVDGLTKQIGAVDFYNELHKEAIGDSLSLSQDDVGRVASGIQEEFKQLSKPTCSPNPAMASTIVEAEKAEAGIEKASVEDQVDGLTKQIGAVDFHLEMHKETVGDSLCLSQDDVSRVDSGTQEEFKELPKPTCSPVPAIASSMVEAEKEEAGIHKATAEDQVDGSTKLGDFLSLSQDVSRVDSHVREQFKELSKPTCSPTPVIASTMVEAEKAEAGIEKASVEDPIDGLIKQIGALDIHPKVHKEVVGDSLSLSKDYVSRVNSCIQEEFKELLKPACSPTPAMASTTVGVQRAEAATLLNPATTHGKSEDGETS; this is encoded by the exons ATGAATGAATCAGAGCAAAATTTCAGCTTCGAAGAAAAAACGCTAAGCCTCATTGATGTCTCCTTTGAAGACGATTGCCTTTATAACTCACCTTCCCACGACTTCCATGTCCGATTCTCAG ATACTAAGATAGGGGCCGAAAATAACTTGGGTTTTGCGGAAGCCAACAATATGCAATCCGAGCTGGCCTCCTTTGACGGGGGAGAACTAGGACCTGATCCTATTAAATCAATGGAACCAGAAAGGGTGAAAAAGAATACAAAGTATAACTTGCGCAAAAGCTTAGCTTGGAACAGTGCTTTCTTCACAAGTGCAG GTGTTCTGGAACCGGAGGAGTTGTCTAGCATGATTGGATGCGAGAAACATATGTTACCCGGGATTGAAGAGGATATCCATACATCTAGTGATTCTATATCTACATTAGCGAGTGATAATTTGACCTCGGTGAATCTTGAGGAGGCTGACTTGTTTGGAGATATAAGAGCTTCAATCCAGCGATCCACTAAAGGGCCTGGTATGGAAAATTCAAATAGCAAAGTGGGTTCTCCAAAAACAGAAAGCAAAACCATCCGAT CTTCGGAGAAAGTGGATGTTGCTTCTCGAAATAGGGTACCAGCTTCGGAGAAAGTGGATATCGCTTCTCGAAATAAG CTAAAGGCGAAAGCTGCTCCCAACAAGCCAAATGCAATCATGCAAGGAACAGAGAAGACCGCAAAGCAG TCTGTTCCTATAAATGGAGAGTCAAAATCTCTTTATAGGCCGCCCAAGATAGTTGGCAGAGTTGGTCCCATTTTAGCACCAGCCACTAAGAGAGCTTCCTTGGGTGCCAACCGTGTCAAAGTGGAAAGGGCTAAGGATAATccagaaaatgcaaaaaaaatagctG GTAGAGGGGCAAAAGTACCTGCTTTGAGTGGTCCCAGAAATGCTGTGCCTAGGCCGACATTGCCTGTTAAATCTTCATTACGATCTTCATCAGCAATGAAGACTGCGCTAACAGCTTCTTCCTCTATCGATAGTTCTGGAAGCTTGTCATCAGACTGTAGCAgtaaatattcattaaattctGTGAGAAGAGAAAGTGACTCCAGAACTGGCAATCATTCTTCCTCTGGTTCAAATGTCAAAACCACATTGAAATTcccatcaagaaataaaaaccaGTCAGCAAGTTCTCATCTCTCACCTTATTTGAAATCTGTGGCCAAGCTCTCTTCCAGCATATCACCTGCTAGCTCTATCAGTGAATGGTCTTCGGCATCATTATCACCGatttctacccttaataaaatGTCTAACAGTTCAAGATCTAGCTTTGACATTAGCTCTTGCAAAGATGCTTCTGGGGACAGTGATGCCTCCCAAGTTTTGGATTCTCAAAACCATTTAAATGACGAAAACTCTGTTGGGCCTGGTACGCAAGTGGGATTGCTGGGTGAGAGTGTAAAGAAAGTTCCTACAGGAAGTAGTTCAGTTCTCCATCCAGATTCGGTTAAACCCTCAGGCCTTCGTTTGCCATCACCCAAAATTGGTTTCTTTGACGGG GGAATTGTTATACCCACATGTGATTTGTCAATTATGCAGGCGAGACCAACTGCACGAACTCCAAATAGAAGCAAGCAATCTCATACAGCTCTGCCCAGTGGCTTGCCTGGATTTAGGGCAGGAAGTGTTAGTCCAAGTGGAGGGTCAAAAAATGCAAAGCTTGGAAAGCTTCAGCCTGCTAGAACAGCGCTTCGGGGTACCAAAATTAGTGATCAGGCAGCTGCCTTGGGCATGAAATCTCCCTCACCTCTGCAGGAATCCTCAAATGCAGCACCAAGGGCCTCCAGTGCTTTGAAAAACGAGAAACACAGTGCTAGCAAATCTCTAAAAGCTCAGAACAGAAAGTCATTTCTAGGtgaaagaaaaagtaatttgaaGGCAGAGAAAATTGGATCAGAAGAATGTGGCACGTCTCTGAAGGATACAGATAGTGGTTTTACTGAAGGGAATGGGAATGCCTGTTTTTTGAGTGATGCTCCTGGAAAAGATACTGAGATTACTCTCGGCAATGGATTGCATGATAAGACTACCGGCTTGAGTTCTATTCCCAAGGCTGAAAGTATGACCTCATTAGAGAAAGTAGGTGAAGATGTGGTATGTAGCCAGAATTATATCAAGAATAGTTTGCCTTCTCTTCACGGCACTAGTGAGAAGAAAAAAGCTTCTACTGAAGATCAAGTTGATGGTTTGACCAAACAAATTGGAGCTGTAGATTTTTATAATGAGTTGCACAAAGAAGCCATAGGTGATTCTCTTTCCCTTTCTCAAGATGATGTCGGTAGAGTTGCTTCTGGTATTCAGGAGGAATTCAAACAGTTGTCAAAGCCTACTTGCTCCCCAAATCCTGCTATGGCATCAACAATCGTGGAAGCAGAGAAGGCAGAGGCAGGAATTGAGAAAGCTTCTGTTGAAGACCAAGTTGATGGTTTGACCAAACAAATTGGAGCTGTAGATTTTCATCTTGAGATGCACAAAGAAACTGTTGGTGATTCTCTTTGTCTTTCTCAAGATGATGTCAGCAGAGTTGATTCTGGTACTCAGGAGGAATTCAAAGAATTGCCAAAGCCTACTTGCTCTCCAGTTCCTGCAATTGCATCATCAATGGTGGAAGCGGAGAAAGAAGAGGCAGGAATTCATAAAGCTACCGCTGAAGACCAAGTTGATGGTTCGACCAAACTTGGtgattttctttcactttctcaAGATGTCAGCAGAGTTGATTCTCATGTTCGGGAGCAATTCAAAGAGTTGTCAAAGCCTACTTGCTCTCCCACTCCTGTTATAGCATCAACAATGGTGGAAGCAGAGAAGGCAGAAGCAGGAATTGAAAAGGCTTCTGTTGAAGACCCAATTGATGGTTTGATCAAACAAATTGGAGCCTTAGATATCCATCCCAAGGTGCACAAAGAAGTTGTGGGTGATTCTCTTTCCCTTTCTAAAGATTATGTCAGCAGAGTTAATTCTTGTATTCAGGAGGAATTCAAAGAGTTGTTGAAGCCCGCATGCTCTCCCACTCCAGCTATGGCATCAACAACAGTGGGAGTACAGAGGGCAGAGGCAGCCACCTTGCTAAATCCAGCAACCACACATGGAAAATCTGAAGATGGTGAAACATCCTAG
- the LOC18100231 gene encoding uncharacterized protein LOC18100231 isoform X3 encodes MNESEQNFSFEEKTLSLIDVSFEDDCLYNSPSHDFHVRFSDTKIGAENNLGFAEANNMQSELASFDGGELGPDPIKSMEPERVKKNTKYNLRKSLAWNSAFFTSAGVLEPEELSSMIGCEKHMLPGIEEDIHTSSDSISTLASDNLTSVNLEEADLFGDIRASIQRSTKGPGMENSNSKVGSPKTESKTIRSSEKVDVASRNRVPASEKVDIASRNKLKAKAAPNKPNAIMQGTEKTAKQSVPINGESKSLYRPPKIVGRVGPILAPATKRASLGANRVKVERAKDNPENAKKIAGRGAKVPALSGPRNAVPRPTLPVKSSLRSSSAMKTALTASSSIDSSGSLSSDCSSKYSLNSVRRESDSRTGNHSSSGSNVKTTLKFPSRNKNQSASSHLSPYLKSVAKLSSSISPASSISEWSSASLSPISTLNKMSNSSRSSFDISSCKDASGDSDASQVLDSQNHLNDENSVGPGTQVGLLGESVKKVPTGSSSVLHPDSVKPSGLRLPSPKIGFFDGGIVIPTCDLSIMQARPTARTPNRSKQSHTALPSGLPGFRAGSVSPSGGSKNAKLGKLQPARTALRGTKISDQAAALGMKSPSPLQESSNAAPRASSALKNEKHSASKSLKAQNRKSFLGERKSNLKAEKIGSEECGTSLKDTDSGFTEGNGNACFLSDAPGKDTEITLGNGLHDKTTGLSSIPKAESMTSLEKVGEDVVCSQNYIKNSLPSLHGTSEKKKASTEDQVDGLTKQIGAVDFYNELHKEAIGDSLSLSQDDVGRVASGIQEEFKQLSKPTCSPNPAMASTIVEAEKAEAGIEKASVEDQVDGLTKQIGAVDFHLEMHKETVGDSLCLSQDDVSRVDSGTQEEFKELPKPTCSPVPAIASSMVEAEKEEAGIHKATAEDQVDGSTKLGDFLSLSQDVSRVDSHVREQFKELSKPTCSPTPVIASTMVEAEKAEAGIEKASVEDPIDGLIKQIGALDIHPKEEFKELLKPACSPTPAMASTTVGVQRAEAATLLNPATTHGKSEDGETS; translated from the exons ATGAATGAATCAGAGCAAAATTTCAGCTTCGAAGAAAAAACGCTAAGCCTCATTGATGTCTCCTTTGAAGACGATTGCCTTTATAACTCACCTTCCCACGACTTCCATGTCCGATTCTCAG ATACTAAGATAGGGGCCGAAAATAACTTGGGTTTTGCGGAAGCCAACAATATGCAATCCGAGCTGGCCTCCTTTGACGGGGGAGAACTAGGACCTGATCCTATTAAATCAATGGAACCAGAAAGGGTGAAAAAGAATACAAAGTATAACTTGCGCAAAAGCTTAGCTTGGAACAGTGCTTTCTTCACAAGTGCAG GTGTTCTGGAACCGGAGGAGTTGTCTAGCATGATTGGATGCGAGAAACATATGTTACCCGGGATTGAAGAGGATATCCATACATCTAGTGATTCTATATCTACATTAGCGAGTGATAATTTGACCTCGGTGAATCTTGAGGAGGCTGACTTGTTTGGAGATATAAGAGCTTCAATCCAGCGATCCACTAAAGGGCCTGGTATGGAAAATTCAAATAGCAAAGTGGGTTCTCCAAAAACAGAAAGCAAAACCATCCGAT CTTCGGAGAAAGTGGATGTTGCTTCTCGAAATAGGGTACCAGCTTCGGAGAAAGTGGATATCGCTTCTCGAAATAAG CTAAAGGCGAAAGCTGCTCCCAACAAGCCAAATGCAATCATGCAAGGAACAGAGAAGACCGCAAAGCAG TCTGTTCCTATAAATGGAGAGTCAAAATCTCTTTATAGGCCGCCCAAGATAGTTGGCAGAGTTGGTCCCATTTTAGCACCAGCCACTAAGAGAGCTTCCTTGGGTGCCAACCGTGTCAAAGTGGAAAGGGCTAAGGATAATccagaaaatgcaaaaaaaatagctG GTAGAGGGGCAAAAGTACCTGCTTTGAGTGGTCCCAGAAATGCTGTGCCTAGGCCGACATTGCCTGTTAAATCTTCATTACGATCTTCATCAGCAATGAAGACTGCGCTAACAGCTTCTTCCTCTATCGATAGTTCTGGAAGCTTGTCATCAGACTGTAGCAgtaaatattcattaaattctGTGAGAAGAGAAAGTGACTCCAGAACTGGCAATCATTCTTCCTCTGGTTCAAATGTCAAAACCACATTGAAATTcccatcaagaaataaaaaccaGTCAGCAAGTTCTCATCTCTCACCTTATTTGAAATCTGTGGCCAAGCTCTCTTCCAGCATATCACCTGCTAGCTCTATCAGTGAATGGTCTTCGGCATCATTATCACCGatttctacccttaataaaatGTCTAACAGTTCAAGATCTAGCTTTGACATTAGCTCTTGCAAAGATGCTTCTGGGGACAGTGATGCCTCCCAAGTTTTGGATTCTCAAAACCATTTAAATGACGAAAACTCTGTTGGGCCTGGTACGCAAGTGGGATTGCTGGGTGAGAGTGTAAAGAAAGTTCCTACAGGAAGTAGTTCAGTTCTCCATCCAGATTCGGTTAAACCCTCAGGCCTTCGTTTGCCATCACCCAAAATTGGTTTCTTTGACGGG GGAATTGTTATACCCACATGTGATTTGTCAATTATGCAGGCGAGACCAACTGCACGAACTCCAAATAGAAGCAAGCAATCTCATACAGCTCTGCCCAGTGGCTTGCCTGGATTTAGGGCAGGAAGTGTTAGTCCAAGTGGAGGGTCAAAAAATGCAAAGCTTGGAAAGCTTCAGCCTGCTAGAACAGCGCTTCGGGGTACCAAAATTAGTGATCAGGCAGCTGCCTTGGGCATGAAATCTCCCTCACCTCTGCAGGAATCCTCAAATGCAGCACCAAGGGCCTCCAGTGCTTTGAAAAACGAGAAACACAGTGCTAGCAAATCTCTAAAAGCTCAGAACAGAAAGTCATTTCTAGGtgaaagaaaaagtaatttgaaGGCAGAGAAAATTGGATCAGAAGAATGTGGCACGTCTCTGAAGGATACAGATAGTGGTTTTACTGAAGGGAATGGGAATGCCTGTTTTTTGAGTGATGCTCCTGGAAAAGATACTGAGATTACTCTCGGCAATGGATTGCATGATAAGACTACCGGCTTGAGTTCTATTCCCAAGGCTGAAAGTATGACCTCATTAGAGAAAGTAGGTGAAGATGTGGTATGTAGCCAGAATTATATCAAGAATAGTTTGCCTTCTCTTCACGGCACTAGTGAGAAGAAAAAAGCTTCTACTGAAGATCAAGTTGATGGTTTGACCAAACAAATTGGAGCTGTAGATTTTTATAATGAGTTGCACAAAGAAGCCATAGGTGATTCTCTTTCCCTTTCTCAAGATGATGTCGGTAGAGTTGCTTCTGGTATTCAGGAGGAATTCAAACAGTTGTCAAAGCCTACTTGCTCCCCAAATCCTGCTATGGCATCAACAATCGTGGAAGCAGAGAAGGCAGAGGCAGGAATTGAGAAAGCTTCTGTTGAAGACCAAGTTGATGGTTTGACCAAACAAATTGGAGCTGTAGATTTTCATCTTGAGATGCACAAAGAAACTGTTGGTGATTCTCTTTGTCTTTCTCAAGATGATGTCAGCAGAGTTGATTCTGGTACTCAGGAGGAATTCAAAGAATTGCCAAAGCCTACTTGCTCTCCAGTTCCTGCAATTGCATCATCAATGGTGGAAGCGGAGAAAGAAGAGGCAGGAATTCATAAAGCTACCGCTGAAGACCAAGTTGATGGTTCGACCAAACTTGGtgattttctttcactttctcaAGATGTCAGCAGAGTTGATTCTCATGTTCGGGAGCAATTCAAAGAGTTGTCAAAGCCTACTTGCTCTCCCACTCCTGTTATAGCATCAACAATGGTGGAAGCAGAGAAGGCAGAAGCAGGAATTGAAAAGGCTTCTGTTGAAGACCCAATTGATGGTTTGATCAAACAAATTGGAGCCTTAGATATCCATCCCAAG GAGGAATTCAAAGAGTTGTTGAAGCCCGCATGCTCTCCCACTCCAGCTATGGCATCAACAACAGTGGGAGTACAGAGGGCAGAGGCAGCCACCTTGCTAAATCCAGCAACCACACATGGAAAATCTGAAGATGGTGAAACATCCTAG
- the LOC18100231 gene encoding uncharacterized protein LOC18100231 isoform X2 — MNESEQNFSFEEKTLSLIDVSFEDDCLYNSPSHDFHVRFSDTKIGAENNLGFAEANNMQSELASFDGGELGPDPIKSMEPERVKKNTKYNLRKSLAWNSAFFTSAGVLEPEELSSMIGCEKHMLPGIEEDIHTSSDSISTLASDNLTSVNLEEADLFGDIRASIQRSTKGPGMENSNSKVGSPKTESKTIRSSEKVDVASRNRVPASEKVDIASRNKLKAKAAPNKPNAIMQGTEKTAKQSVPINGESKSLYRPPKIVGRVGPILAPATKRASLGANRVKVERAKDNPENAKKIAGRGAKVPALSGPRNAVPRPTLPVKSSLRSSSAMKTALTASSSIDSSGSLSSDCSSKYSLNSVRRESDSRTGNHSSSGSNVKTTLKFPSRNKNQSASSHLSPYLKSVAKLSSSISPASSISEWSSASLSPISTLNKMSNSSRSSFDISSCKDASGDSDASQVLDSQNHLNDENSVGPGTQVGLLGESVKKVPTGSSSVLHPDSVKPSGLRLPSPKIGFFDGARPTARTPNRSKQSHTALPSGLPGFRAGSVSPSGGSKNAKLGKLQPARTALRGTKISDQAAALGMKSPSPLQESSNAAPRASSALKNEKHSASKSLKAQNRKSFLGERKSNLKAEKIGSEECGTSLKDTDSGFTEGNGNACFLSDAPGKDTEITLGNGLHDKTTGLSSIPKAESMTSLEKVGEDVVCSQNYIKNSLPSLHGTSEKKKASTEDQVDGLTKQIGAVDFYNELHKEAIGDSLSLSQDDVGRVASGIQEEFKQLSKPTCSPNPAMASTIVEAEKAEAGIEKASVEDQVDGLTKQIGAVDFHLEMHKETVGDSLCLSQDDVSRVDSGTQEEFKELPKPTCSPVPAIASSMVEAEKEEAGIHKATAEDQVDGSTKLGDFLSLSQDVSRVDSHVREQFKELSKPTCSPTPVIASTMVEAEKAEAGIEKASVEDPIDGLIKQIGALDIHPKVHKEVVGDSLSLSKDYVSRVNSCIQEEFKELLKPACSPTPAMASTTVGVQRAEAATLLNPATTHGKSEDGETS, encoded by the exons ATGAATGAATCAGAGCAAAATTTCAGCTTCGAAGAAAAAACGCTAAGCCTCATTGATGTCTCCTTTGAAGACGATTGCCTTTATAACTCACCTTCCCACGACTTCCATGTCCGATTCTCAG ATACTAAGATAGGGGCCGAAAATAACTTGGGTTTTGCGGAAGCCAACAATATGCAATCCGAGCTGGCCTCCTTTGACGGGGGAGAACTAGGACCTGATCCTATTAAATCAATGGAACCAGAAAGGGTGAAAAAGAATACAAAGTATAACTTGCGCAAAAGCTTAGCTTGGAACAGTGCTTTCTTCACAAGTGCAG GTGTTCTGGAACCGGAGGAGTTGTCTAGCATGATTGGATGCGAGAAACATATGTTACCCGGGATTGAAGAGGATATCCATACATCTAGTGATTCTATATCTACATTAGCGAGTGATAATTTGACCTCGGTGAATCTTGAGGAGGCTGACTTGTTTGGAGATATAAGAGCTTCAATCCAGCGATCCACTAAAGGGCCTGGTATGGAAAATTCAAATAGCAAAGTGGGTTCTCCAAAAACAGAAAGCAAAACCATCCGAT CTTCGGAGAAAGTGGATGTTGCTTCTCGAAATAGGGTACCAGCTTCGGAGAAAGTGGATATCGCTTCTCGAAATAAG CTAAAGGCGAAAGCTGCTCCCAACAAGCCAAATGCAATCATGCAAGGAACAGAGAAGACCGCAAAGCAG TCTGTTCCTATAAATGGAGAGTCAAAATCTCTTTATAGGCCGCCCAAGATAGTTGGCAGAGTTGGTCCCATTTTAGCACCAGCCACTAAGAGAGCTTCCTTGGGTGCCAACCGTGTCAAAGTGGAAAGGGCTAAGGATAATccagaaaatgcaaaaaaaatagctG GTAGAGGGGCAAAAGTACCTGCTTTGAGTGGTCCCAGAAATGCTGTGCCTAGGCCGACATTGCCTGTTAAATCTTCATTACGATCTTCATCAGCAATGAAGACTGCGCTAACAGCTTCTTCCTCTATCGATAGTTCTGGAAGCTTGTCATCAGACTGTAGCAgtaaatattcattaaattctGTGAGAAGAGAAAGTGACTCCAGAACTGGCAATCATTCTTCCTCTGGTTCAAATGTCAAAACCACATTGAAATTcccatcaagaaataaaaaccaGTCAGCAAGTTCTCATCTCTCACCTTATTTGAAATCTGTGGCCAAGCTCTCTTCCAGCATATCACCTGCTAGCTCTATCAGTGAATGGTCTTCGGCATCATTATCACCGatttctacccttaataaaatGTCTAACAGTTCAAGATCTAGCTTTGACATTAGCTCTTGCAAAGATGCTTCTGGGGACAGTGATGCCTCCCAAGTTTTGGATTCTCAAAACCATTTAAATGACGAAAACTCTGTTGGGCCTGGTACGCAAGTGGGATTGCTGGGTGAGAGTGTAAAGAAAGTTCCTACAGGAAGTAGTTCAGTTCTCCATCCAGATTCGGTTAAACCCTCAGGCCTTCGTTTGCCATCACCCAAAATTGGTTTCTTTGACGGG GCGAGACCAACTGCACGAACTCCAAATAGAAGCAAGCAATCTCATACAGCTCTGCCCAGTGGCTTGCCTGGATTTAGGGCAGGAAGTGTTAGTCCAAGTGGAGGGTCAAAAAATGCAAAGCTTGGAAAGCTTCAGCCTGCTAGAACAGCGCTTCGGGGTACCAAAATTAGTGATCAGGCAGCTGCCTTGGGCATGAAATCTCCCTCACCTCTGCAGGAATCCTCAAATGCAGCACCAAGGGCCTCCAGTGCTTTGAAAAACGAGAAACACAGTGCTAGCAAATCTCTAAAAGCTCAGAACAGAAAGTCATTTCTAGGtgaaagaaaaagtaatttgaaGGCAGAGAAAATTGGATCAGAAGAATGTGGCACGTCTCTGAAGGATACAGATAGTGGTTTTACTGAAGGGAATGGGAATGCCTGTTTTTTGAGTGATGCTCCTGGAAAAGATACTGAGATTACTCTCGGCAATGGATTGCATGATAAGACTACCGGCTTGAGTTCTATTCCCAAGGCTGAAAGTATGACCTCATTAGAGAAAGTAGGTGAAGATGTGGTATGTAGCCAGAATTATATCAAGAATAGTTTGCCTTCTCTTCACGGCACTAGTGAGAAGAAAAAAGCTTCTACTGAAGATCAAGTTGATGGTTTGACCAAACAAATTGGAGCTGTAGATTTTTATAATGAGTTGCACAAAGAAGCCATAGGTGATTCTCTTTCCCTTTCTCAAGATGATGTCGGTAGAGTTGCTTCTGGTATTCAGGAGGAATTCAAACAGTTGTCAAAGCCTACTTGCTCCCCAAATCCTGCTATGGCATCAACAATCGTGGAAGCAGAGAAGGCAGAGGCAGGAATTGAGAAAGCTTCTGTTGAAGACCAAGTTGATGGTTTGACCAAACAAATTGGAGCTGTAGATTTTCATCTTGAGATGCACAAAGAAACTGTTGGTGATTCTCTTTGTCTTTCTCAAGATGATGTCAGCAGAGTTGATTCTGGTACTCAGGAGGAATTCAAAGAATTGCCAAAGCCTACTTGCTCTCCAGTTCCTGCAATTGCATCATCAATGGTGGAAGCGGAGAAAGAAGAGGCAGGAATTCATAAAGCTACCGCTGAAGACCAAGTTGATGGTTCGACCAAACTTGGtgattttctttcactttctcaAGATGTCAGCAGAGTTGATTCTCATGTTCGGGAGCAATTCAAAGAGTTGTCAAAGCCTACTTGCTCTCCCACTCCTGTTATAGCATCAACAATGGTGGAAGCAGAGAAGGCAGAAGCAGGAATTGAAAAGGCTTCTGTTGAAGACCCAATTGATGGTTTGATCAAACAAATTGGAGCCTTAGATATCCATCCCAAGGTGCACAAAGAAGTTGTGGGTGATTCTCTTTCCCTTTCTAAAGATTATGTCAGCAGAGTTAATTCTTGTATTCAGGAGGAATTCAAAGAGTTGTTGAAGCCCGCATGCTCTCCCACTCCAGCTATGGCATCAACAACAGTGGGAGTACAGAGGGCAGAGGCAGCCACCTTGCTAAATCCAGCAACCACACATGGAAAATCTGAAGATGGTGAAACATCCTAG